The region AGACTGTGGAACGTCTTGGTCTCGTCCTCGGTAATGTGCTCGCGGTTCCAGCGGCTGTACCACTTCTGCACGGCGTTGGAATAGCCCGTATCCGTCCTCTTCAAGTTAGGGAACAGGCGTTCTTGCTGGCGCTCCCGCGCCATCTGACAATACTCGTCAAAGCCGAGATAGGTCAACGCCGGGTGGAACGGGATAAGACGCTTGGAAGTCTTGTTTTTGAGCTTTTTGTCGCGGTCGTCGTTCACGTCGAAGTAAAGCAACATGTCCTTGTCCGGATCGTCACCGCAGCACGCAGCCTGCACATCGTCAGTGTACAACTGGCAAATTTCGTCCAGGCGCATGCCAGTAAAAGCGGAGATAATTGGCACCCAATAGCGCTCCGGCCGGGCGGTCGGACGCAGGTGCCACACGGCCCCTCCATCCAGATAACCAGGCGTGAAATCGGCGGCTTCGGCGGCAGTCAGGCCAGCCATGTTGAGGCGCTGATCGAAGAGGGTATCCAGGATCTGCTTCATCTCCGCATCGGTGTAAGGGCGTTTGATTTCGTTTTCCTTGCGCCGGTCGACGAGCAAGAGTCCTTCGGCGACGTTCAACGAGACGTACTGGCGTTTCACAGCCAGCTTCATCACACTGGACAGGATCGACATGGACTTGTTGACTGTCGACACACCCAATGTTTCGGCCAGTTCGTTGCGCCAGTTGGTGACTACGACGGCGGATAGCGCCGGGGCCGGCATCTTGCCGAACTTGTCCTTGATTTTAGAGAAAATGGTGCGGTATTCACTGGCGGATTTTGGGGACCACTTATTTTTGTTGGCCGCCTCGTATTCGTCAACGACCTGGGTGATGGTCTTGGGCTTCGGGCTGGTGGGGAGTGTTTCCAGGTCAACCGCCTGGGCCTGCGGCTTGAAAGGTTTGGCAAACAGGAGCTGCTCGATCGTCCCCCTGGCCGTGGCGGCATCGATGAACCGCAGGCGAAGGCCGGTGATGATCCGGTCTATCTCGGCATCGTAGTTGGTCTTAGCGGCGCGGGCTTCCTTCGCCGACGCGGTCTTCAGGGTCTTGGTGAATTCCGCAACCCCGAACAGTGGCTGCAAATCCTTGGGGACCCGACGCCGGTAATAGAAGATGTCGCCTTGCTTCCGCATGTGCCGTGCCTGAAAAAAAGTAGCCATATCAGCCTCAAAATGTGGACTAAAATATGGCTACCCATGATTATCGTCAAGAAAACTTAATTATTTCAAGACGTTATGTAAACTGGCGGAAGAGGTGAGATTCGAACTCACGGAGGCTTGCACCTCGGCGGTTTTCAAGACCGCTGCCTTAAACCACTCGGCCACCCTTCCGTATTTGTGAGCTGTATCCTATACCACACTCTCTCCCGAAATTCAAAGGGTATCAGGAGATTCGCTCCACCCCGCCCATGTAGGGACGGAGCGCCGTGGGAACGAGCACCGAGCCGTCCGCCTGCTGGTAGTTTTCCAGCACGGCCACCACGGTCCGCCCCACGGCCAGGCCCGAGCCGTTGAGGGTGTGGACGAACTCCGGCTTGGCCTTTTCGTCCTCGCGGAAACGGATGCCGGCACGCCGCGCCTGGAAATCGCCGAAGGTGCTGCACGAGGAGATTTCGCGGTAGCAGCTCTGCCCCGGCAGCCAGACCTCCAGGTCATAGGTCTTGGCGGCGGAGAAACCGATGTCGCCACTGCACAGGGCCATCACCCGGTAGGGGAGCCCCAGCAGTTGCAGGACCTTTTCCGCATTGGCCGTCAGCTTTTCCAGTTCGGCTGCCGACTCGGAGGGGTGGGCGAACTTGACCAGTTCCACCTTGTTGAACTGGTGCTGCCGGATCAGCCCCCGGGTGTCCTTGCCGTAGGAACCGGCCTCGCGCCGGAAGCAGGGGGTGTAGGCGGTGTAGCAGATCGGCAGGTCGGAACGCTTGAGGATCTCGCCGCGATGGATGTTGGTCACCGGCACCTCGGCCGTGGGGATGAGGAAGTATTCCGGGTCCGCCAGCCTGAACAGGTCTTCCTCGAATTTGGGAAGCTGGCCGGTGGCGGTCATGGAGTCGCGGTTGACCATGTAGGGGGGCAACACCTCCGTATAACCGTGCTGCTCCGTGTGCAGGTCGAGCATGAAGCTGGTCAGGGCGCGCTCCAGACGCGCGCCGGCGCCCCGGTAGAGGGTGAAGCGCGCGCCGGTGATCTTGGCGGCCCGCTCGAAATCCAGGATGCCCAGCCCCTCGCCGATCTCCCAGTGGGGTTTGGCCGGGAAAGCGAACGCCGGGGGCTCGCCCCACGTCCTGACCACCACGTTGTCGTTTTCCGATTTCCCCAGCGGCGTGGAGGGGTCGGGCAGGTTGGGCACGGT is a window of Geobacter sp. FeAm09 DNA encoding:
- a CDS encoding DUF6538 domain-containing protein, whose product is MRKQGDIFYYRRRVPKDLQPLFGVAEFTKTLKTASAKEARAAKTNYDAEIDRIITGLRLRFIDAATARGTIEQLLFAKPFKPQAQAVDLETLPTSPKPKTITQVVDEYEAANKNKWSPKSASEYRTIFSKIKDKFGKMPAPALSAVVVTNWRNELAETLGVSTVNKSMSILSSVMKLAVKRQYVSLNVAEGLLLVDRRKENEIKRPYTDAEMKQILDTLFDQRLNMAGLTAAEAADFTPGYLDGGAVWHLRPTARPERYWVPIISAFTGMRLDEICQLYTDDVQAACCGDDPDKDMLLYFDVNDDRDKKLKNKTSKRLIPFHPALTYLGFDEYCQMARERQQERLFPNLKRTDTGYSNAVQKWYSRWNREHITEDETKTFHSLRHVFADRLKQSDVGESLISEILGHHVSNISMRRYSKEYSLRVRYEAIKQVQYETKMVVYKSLVGRDYDVVKSSEIV